The stretch of DNA TCAGCATGCGTGGCAGTGCGGATTCGGACGAGGAAGTACCCAGTACGATCAGCAGTTCTTCACGGATGTAGCGGATCAGTTTCAGGACGCTGAAGCCGTGTGCGCGGCAGATGGCGCCCAATACCAGCACCACGAACAGGATGCAGGTGATGTAGAAGCAGATCATCAGCTGACCGAGCTGCACCAGCGAACCTACGCCGTAGGCACCGATGGTGAACGCCATGGCGCCCAGGGCACCGAGTGGCGCGAGCTTCATGATCATGTTGATGATGTTGAACATCACGTGGGCGAAACGATCGATGAAGTCCAGCACCGGCTTGCCGTAGGCACCCAGGCGGTGCAGGGCGAAACCGAAGATCACCGAGAACATCAGCACTTGCAGGATGTCACCGGTAGCGAACGCGCCAACGATGGTGTTCGGGATCACGTTCAGCAGGAAGCCAACGATGCTCTGGTCGGCACCGGCAGTCACGTAGGCCGCGACTTTGGAGGCGTCCAGGGTAGCCACGTCGATATGCATGCCGGCGCCCGGTTGCACGACGTTGACCACGACCAGGCCGATCAGCAGGGCGATGGTGGAGACAATTTCGAAGTACAGCAGCGCGTAGCCGCCGGTCTTGCCGACCGATTTCATGCTTTGCATGCCAGCGATGCCGCTGACAACGGTGCAGAAGATGATCGGGGCGATGACCATTTTGATCAGCTTGATAAAGCCGTCACCCAGTGGCTTGAGGGCCACGCCGGTCTGCGGGTAGAAGTGACCGAGCAAAATACCGATAACGATTGCAACGATCACCTGGAAATACAGGGATTTGTACAGTGGCTGACGAGTCGTCATTGCAAAGTTCCTCAATCGTCCCGTGTGGCAAATATCCGCCATTGCCCACGACACTTGAATTGCGAACCCTCCTGCACTGGAGGGATTTGTTGTTTGAGAGCCTGCTCGAGGCGGTCTCCCTGCGCTCTGTATCGCAAGCGTCGTGCCACTTCTGCTGAAACCCCCTGAAGGCCTTTAGACATCAGCGCTCGGGCGATTTCCAGCTTAAGGTTATGCCTACAGACAGTGGCGGATTTCCGCCTGCTCGCCTGATCTCGTCCTACAATTTGGCGGATATCCGCCTTGTTGCACCCGCCCGGGGTGGCTAACATCCGCCACTCAATGGACGAGGCCCCTCATGCGTGAACGAACCATCGCCAGTCACTACGCCCGAGCCGCTCTCGGCGGTGCTCGCCGGGCCGGCTACGATTATTCGGGCCTGCTGCAGCAGGTCGGCATCACTGCGGAACTGCTGAGCGAGCCCCGCGCCCGCATCGCCCCCGAGCAATTCACCCAGTTGTTGCAAATGCTGTGGCTGGCGCTGGATGACGAATACCTGGGCTTCGCCGAAGGCCCGAGCAAGCGCGGCACTTTCGCCATGATGT from Pseudomonas sp. NC02 encodes:
- a CDS encoding dicarboxylate/amino acid:cation symporter — encoded protein: MTTRQPLYKSLYFQVIVAIVIGILLGHFYPQTGVALKPLGDGFIKLIKMVIAPIIFCTVVSGIAGMQSMKSVGKTGGYALLYFEIVSTIALLIGLVVVNVVQPGAGMHIDVATLDASKVAAYVTAGADQSIVGFLLNVIPNTIVGAFATGDILQVLMFSVIFGFALHRLGAYGKPVLDFIDRFAHVMFNIINMIMKLAPLGALGAMAFTIGAYGVGSLVQLGQLMICFYITCILFVVLVLGAICRAHGFSVLKLIRYIREELLIVLGTSSSESALPRMLIKMERLGAKKSVVGLVIPTGYSFNLDGTSIYLTMAAVFIAQATDTHMDITHQITLLLVLLLSSKGAAGVTGSGFIVLAATLSAVGHLPVAGLALILGIDRFMSEARALTNLVGNAVATLVVAKWVKELDEDKLKVELASGGRGISDTREEDDLGVAEGPAPTAVK